A single genomic interval of Phycisphaeraceae bacterium harbors:
- a CDS encoding carbon-nitrogen hydrolase family protein — protein sequence MKAIRIALAQTKQTADFAENAATITRFLEDAGRAGVQIVCFPETQTVGYRVDVTPTDAPVPVEALKELHEKVARRCGELGMACILGTETPLESDPRHGKPYNSALVISEQGRILGVHHKTRLTPLDAVAYSPGEGFAVFDLCGVKVGVVICFEGFRFAATTRACVELGAQLVFHPQNNTTRPADWKIPVHHAMITTRAAENTIWFASCNCCYLEHQNCRSMIVAPDGRIHAQTELKREELLVSEIDIDRATQAMFRFDRDGCGEMLFGDAVKPTEYSHAGPMAVGR from the coding sequence ATGAAAGCGATCAGGATCGCACTGGCGCAGACGAAGCAGACGGCTGATTTCGCGGAAAACGCAGCGACGATTACGCGATTTCTGGAGGATGCCGGCCGAGCGGGCGTGCAGATCGTCTGCTTTCCGGAGACGCAGACGGTGGGCTATCGGGTGGATGTGACACCGACCGATGCGCCGGTGCCGGTCGAGGCGTTGAAGGAACTCCATGAGAAGGTCGCCCGGCGCTGCGGCGAGCTTGGCATGGCGTGCATACTGGGCACCGAGACGCCGCTGGAGAGCGATCCGCGACACGGTAAGCCGTACAACTCCGCGCTGGTGATTTCGGAGCAGGGCCGCATCCTGGGTGTGCATCACAAGACGCGCCTCACGCCTCTCGATGCGGTCGCCTACTCGCCCGGCGAAGGATTTGCGGTGTTTGATTTGTGCGGGGTGAAAGTGGGCGTCGTGATCTGTTTTGAGGGATTCCGTTTTGCGGCGACGACCCGTGCCTGCGTCGAGCTTGGCGCGCAGCTCGTTTTTCATCCGCAGAACAATACGACACGTCCCGCCGACTGGAAGATACCCGTGCATCACGCCATGATCACGACCCGCGCCGCGGAGAATACGATCTGGTTTGCCTCGTGTAATTGCTGTTATCTCGAACATCAGAATTGCCGCTCGATGATCGTGGCGCCTGACGGCCGGATTCACGCGCAGACGGAGCTGAAGCGCGAGGAGTTGCTGGTGTCGGAGATCGACATTGACCGTGCGACGCAGGCGATGTTCCGGTTTGATCGAGATGGCTGCGGCGAAATGCTTTTCGGTGATGCGGTCAAGCCGACGGAGTATTCGCACGCAGGACCGATGGCGGTGGGGCGGTAG
- a CDS encoding class II fumarate hydratase — protein sequence MSEAKTRIERDSMGTMEVPDWALWGASTQRAVLNFPVSGRRVPVEIIHAYGRLKAACACVNRELGKLPAPIADAIIAAAGEVADGRLDEHFPVDVYQTGSGTSTNMNVNEVIAHRAMRINQAGSGDAPPSSSLRIHPNDHVNMGQSSNDTFPTAMYLASSELMLRELIPAAARCREILNEQAQRWDDVIKIGRTHLMDATPIRMGQVFSGYGAQVGSAIELIEAAAGGLRTGLAIGGTAVGTGVNTHPRFGALVTKELERIYGIKSLHDRLATAANPFAAQSVKDRMVAAHGQLKTFAVSLTRIANDIRLLGSGPRGGLGELILPAIQPGSSIMPGKVNPVICESVIQVCCRVIGNDAVITTGGLGGVGSLLELNVAMPVMADAMIESIRLLTGACRVMADKLLTGLEVNRTRCAELVERSLMMVTPLATVLGYDTAARLAKEAHESGKTIRQLVREYKLLDDAQLDELLDARKMTGQTTEKPLDKP from the coding sequence ATGAGCGAGGCGAAAACACGGATCGAACGCGACTCGATGGGCACGATGGAAGTGCCTGACTGGGCGTTGTGGGGCGCGAGCACGCAACGGGCGGTGTTGAACTTTCCCGTCAGCGGTCGGCGTGTACCCGTGGAGATCATTCACGCTTACGGTCGGCTCAAGGCGGCGTGCGCCTGCGTGAATCGTGAACTGGGCAAGCTGCCCGCGCCGATTGCCGACGCGATCATCGCCGCAGCCGGTGAGGTCGCCGACGGCAGACTGGATGAGCACTTCCCCGTCGATGTGTACCAGACCGGCAGCGGTACATCGACCAACATGAACGTCAACGAGGTGATCGCCCACCGCGCGATGAGGATCAATCAAGCCGGGTCGGGTGATGCGCCGCCATCTTCATCGCTGCGCATCCATCCCAACGATCACGTCAACATGGGCCAGTCGAGCAATGACACGTTTCCGACGGCGATGTATCTGGCGTCGTCTGAGCTGATGCTCCGGGAGTTGATCCCCGCTGCGGCGCGATGTCGGGAAATCCTCAATGAGCAGGCGCAGCGATGGGATGACGTCATCAAGATCGGCCGCACGCATTTGATGGACGCCACCCCGATCCGAATGGGACAGGTTTTCAGCGGGTACGGCGCGCAAGTCGGATCGGCGATCGAGCTGATCGAGGCTGCGGCAGGCGGCCTGCGCACCGGGCTGGCGATCGGCGGTACGGCGGTCGGCACCGGAGTCAACACGCACCCCCGGTTCGGCGCGCTGGTCACGAAAGAACTTGAGCGGATTTACGGCATCAAGAGCTTGCATGATCGGTTGGCCACGGCTGCGAATCCCTTTGCTGCTCAGAGCGTCAAGGACCGCATGGTCGCGGCTCATGGTCAGCTCAAGACTTTCGCCGTCTCGCTCACGAGAATCGCCAACGATATCCGTCTGCTCGGCTCCGGGCCGCGCGGCGGGCTGGGCGAGCTTATTCTGCCGGCGATCCAGCCCGGATCGTCGATCATGCCGGGCAAGGTCAATCCCGTCATCTGCGAAAGCGTCATCCAGGTTTGCTGTCGGGTGATCGGTAATGATGCGGTCATCACCACGGGCGGGCTGGGCGGGGTCGGCTCGCTGCTGGAGCTGAATGTCGCCATGCCTGTGATGGCCGATGCGATGATCGAGTCGATCCGTCTGCTCACCGGTGCGTGTCGGGTCATGGCGGACAAGCTGCTCACCGGGCTGGAGGTCAACCGGACACGCTGTGCGGAACTGGTGGAGCGTTCGCTGATGATGGTTACGCCGCTGGCGACGGTGCTTGGCTACGACACCGCCGCCCGGCTGGCCAAGGAGGCTCACGAAAGCGGCAAGACGATCCGCCAACTGGTCCGCGAGTACAAACTGCTCGATGATGCGCAACTCGACGAACTGCTGGATGCGCGGAAAATGACCGGCCAGACGACGGAAAAACCTCTCGACAAGCCGTGA
- a CDS encoding exopolysaccharide biosynthesis protein produces the protein MRPGPIAPTPRATPPASTDAAASGSETIFESHQNTFTEDLQQLIELSRTRAMTIGCLERELKGRGFAVLVILLAAPFALPIPLPGLSMPFALAIAIIGIRIGFGLRPWLPEFILRREVKQSLLQRLLRGALRIARPMEKIVRPRWGIFFVPGVRVLHGWAIVVAAMLLFLPLPIPGTNLIAAVPIILVAAGLMERDGLFSFCGYVTVLIVVGIFAMLLLLGADGLSALWDHFFRQMPPATAPAAWMGMIGRRG, from the coding sequence GTGCGACCCGGCCCAATCGCCCCGACACCACGCGCCACACCGCCCGCCTCGACCGATGCTGCTGCGTCGGGATCGGAGACAATTTTCGAGTCCCATCAAAACACGTTTACTGAGGACCTTCAGCAGCTCATCGAGCTTTCCCGGACGCGAGCGATGACGATCGGCTGTCTGGAGCGCGAGCTGAAGGGTCGCGGTTTCGCGGTGCTGGTGATTTTGCTGGCGGCACCGTTTGCGCTACCGATCCCGCTGCCGGGTTTGTCGATGCCGTTTGCCCTGGCGATTGCGATCATCGGAATCCGCATCGGGTTTGGTCTGCGTCCCTGGCTGCCGGAGTTCATTCTGCGGCGAGAGGTCAAGCAAAGCCTGCTTCAGCGGCTGTTGCGCGGGGCGTTACGGATCGCGCGACCGATGGAAAAGATCGTCAGGCCGCGCTGGGGAATCTTTTTCGTCCCCGGCGTGCGCGTCCTGCACGGCTGGGCGATCGTGGTGGCGGCAATGCTGCTGTTTCTCCCGCTGCCCATTCCGGGTACGAATCTGATCGCAGCGGTTCCCATCATCCTGGTGGCGGCCGGCCTGATGGAACGTGACGGCCTGTTTTCATTCTGCGGTTACGTCACGGTGCTCATCGTCGTGGGGATATTCGCCATGCTGCTGCTGCTGGGTGCCGACGGGTTGTCGGCGTTGTGGGATCACTTTTTCCGCCAGATGCCGCCCGCCACGGCACCCGCCGCATGGATGGGAATGATCGGCCGTCGAGGATGA